The genome window TTGCGGCCGGAGCGGCAATGTTTTCCAGTTCTTGATGGACTACCAGCACATTGACTTTGTGGAGGCCGTGGCAGCAGTTGCTAAGGATGCCGGAATTAGCCTGCCTGAGCAATATGTTCAGTCGAGCAACCGTCCAGCAGCTCCAGTCGATAGTGAAACCGGGCAGTTGATCCAGCTCCACCAGAAGGCGGCGGAACTATACCACTATATCCTGGTAGGTACCCCCGCGGGAGAGGCTGGTTTGCACTATTTGACTCGCCGGGGTGTTTCCCGGGAGCTGATTGATCAATTTCAGCTGGGGTTCGCGCCGGAACAGCAGGTGTTAAAAGCGTATTGCGACAAGGAAAAGCTGGATTACCAGCTCTTGCGCAAGTCCGGCTTGTTCACTGAGGACCGTGAAGGCCAGCTCCACGACCGTTTTGCCAACCGGGTGATGTACCCGATCAAGAACCGTCGTGGTCAGGTAATTGCCTTTTCTGGGCGCCTGCTCAGTACGGCTAACACTGACCTGCCCAAGTACCTCAACAGCCCGGAAACACCAATCTTTAACAAGCGGCGGACACTCTTTAATCTGGATGTGGCGCGCAAGGTGGCCCGCCAAGACGGAAAGCTGTACCTGTTTGAAGGGTTCATGGACGTTATTTCAGCTTTTGGTGCTGGGATTCAGGGCGGCGTGGCCTCGATGGGAACCAGCTTTACCGAAGAACAGGTGGGGACGATCCACCGGACGACTACCCAGTTAGATATTTGTTATGACGGTGATAGCGCGGGGCAAAACGCAATCGACCGGGCTATCAAGTTGGTAGAAAGTCAGCAGACCGGGAACCTCCAGGTACGGGTAGTCCAACTGCCAGCTGGGATTGATCCGGACGAGTATGTTCAGCGCTTTGGGCCTGAGAAGTTTCGGCAGTACCTGGCTAGCCAGGAGGAAACGACGTTTGA of Limosilactobacillus oris contains these proteins:
- the dnaG gene encoding DNA primase, yielding MARIPRAVIDEVRNSVDIVDVIGRYVQLKKAGKNFTGLCPFHNEQTPSFSVNAEKQYYHCFGCGRSGNVFQFLMDYQHIDFVEAVAAVAKDAGISLPEQYVQSSNRPAAPVDSETGQLIQLHQKAAELYHYILVGTPAGEAGLHYLTRRGVSRELIDQFQLGFAPEQQVLKAYCDKEKLDYQLLRKSGLFTEDREGQLHDRFANRVMYPIKNRRGQVIAFSGRLLSTANTDLPKYLNSPETPIFNKRRTLFNLDVARKVARQDGKLYLFEGFMDVISAFGAGIQGGVASMGTSFTEEQVGTIHRTTTQLDICYDGDSAGQNAIDRAIKLVESQQTGNLQVRVVQLPAGIDPDEYVQRFGPEKFRQYLASQEETTFDFYLRFLRQGRNLDQQGERMDYLNQVLKVIATVPTPLEEDLYLSKLAQEFSLDKAALQSQLAQVRAHTGIRQPRPTPGQQNQLTSQSPAAVVESRPQVKISRAELAEQMLLYYMLHSQEVWAHVTATAGFHFVHERYQTLYLLAASYFTEHGDYSVADFLNYLNEDELRTTLSQIEQLRVNPAVQMPVIDDCMHIITRQTPLDDQINQVQKQLREANTLNNTELVMKLTVKLVDLLKEQQQYKAEETN